The bacterium genome has a window encoding:
- a CDS encoding alpha/beta fold hydrolase, with protein MKVRVNGVDLFYETAGLGPPCVLVHGGPGVGHPGRLTQYAPLGDLVQLIAYDHRGHGRSSKAPEETYTQEQLARDLDGLCRALGIEHPILLGASAGGFISLIYAAAHPETPRALILVGTSASKAFMPRATANMERLGTPAMRDAYRRLWDGSIEDPAEFQRAFETIQPMYYRDKGRAPASLAGRDFDPVTRRALIRDYERYDVRDGLGRIGVPTWVGVGRHDWICPVPESEEIARRIPGAELHVFERSGHSPQAEETAAFMESVRTFLGRV; from the coding sequence ATGAAGGTGCGTGTGAACGGCGTCGACCTGTTCTATGAGACCGCGGGGTTGGGCCCGCCGTGCGTGCTCGTGCACGGCGGGCCCGGGGTCGGCCACCCCGGGCGCCTTACCCAGTACGCACCGCTCGGCGATCTCGTGCAGCTGATCGCCTACGATCACCGCGGACACGGCCGCTCATCGAAAGCGCCCGAGGAGACCTACACGCAGGAGCAGCTCGCCCGCGACCTGGACGGGCTGTGCCGGGCGCTCGGGATCGAGCACCCGATCCTCCTCGGCGCGTCGGCCGGCGGCTTCATCTCGCTCATCTACGCCGCGGCGCACCCGGAGACGCCGCGGGCGCTGATTCTGGTGGGTACGTCCGCGAGCAAGGCGTTCATGCCGCGCGCCACCGCGAACATGGAACGTCTCGGCACGCCGGCGATGCGCGACGCGTACCGGCGGCTCTGGGACGGGTCGATCGAGGATCCGGCGGAGTTTCAGCGGGCGTTCGAGACGATTCAGCCGATGTACTACCGCGACAAGGGGCGTGCGCCGGCGTCGCTGGCCGGCCGGGACTTCGACCCGGTGACCCGCCGGGCGCTGATCCGCGACTACGAGCGGTACGACGTTCGCGACGGCCTCGGCCGGATCGGCGTCCCTACCTGGGTCGGCGTCGGCCGCCACGACTGGATCTGCCCGGTGCCGGAATCCGAGGAAATCGCCCGCCGGATCCCCGGCGCGGAGCTGCACGTGTTCGAGCGCAGCGGGCACTCGCCGCAGGCCGAAGAGACCGCGGCGTTCATGGAGAGCGTCCGGACCTTCCTAGGCCGGGTCTAA
- a CDS encoding creatininase family protein — protein sequence MPKQPYLYEHMTWEEVNDAVRARRVALIPVGTIEDHGPHLPVDADVVIASAFCERAARLAPEEIALLPCVRVGYSPHHMDFPGTLTIRWNTFVEYLADITRSLAHHGFTKILMVNGHGSNRPLVEMAARITVVERPDVHCAYTSWWDLHDVRNAFNPVRGSRVTSHACEAETSVYLAVDASRVRMDRAAADDTYRQSPHFWGDLAGRKPDPAFKNPLWMTEYWSADSTNGIKGDPTPATAEKGEKMLAAGAAELVEIVRELRERPIKPRVPHQVRPAQPLGIAKT from the coding sequence ATGCCTAAACAGCCGTACCTGTACGAGCACATGACCTGGGAGGAAGTCAACGACGCCGTCCGCGCGCGGCGGGTCGCGCTGATTCCCGTCGGCACGATCGAGGATCACGGGCCGCACCTGCCGGTGGACGCGGACGTCGTGATCGCGTCCGCGTTCTGCGAGCGCGCGGCGCGGCTCGCGCCGGAGGAAATCGCGCTGCTGCCGTGCGTCCGGGTGGGCTACAGCCCGCACCACATGGACTTTCCGGGGACGCTCACGATCCGCTGGAACACCTTCGTCGAGTACCTGGCCGATATCACGCGCAGCCTCGCGCACCACGGCTTCACGAAGATCCTGATGGTGAACGGCCACGGCAGTAACCGGCCGCTCGTCGAGATGGCGGCGCGGATCACCGTGGTCGAGCGCCCGGACGTGCACTGCGCGTACACGTCCTGGTGGGATCTGCACGATGTCCGCAACGCCTTCAACCCCGTGCGCGGGTCCCGCGTGACGTCGCACGCCTGCGAAGCCGAGACGTCGGTGTACCTCGCCGTCGACGCCTCGCGGGTCCGGATGGACCGCGCCGCGGCCGACGACACCTACCGGCAGTCGCCGCACTTCTGGGGCGACCTCGCCGGCCGGAAGCCCGATCCCGCGTTCAAGAATCCGCTGTGGATGACCGAATATTGGAGCGCCGATTCGACCAACGGGATCAAGGGCGATCCGACGCCCGCGACCGCGGAGAAGGGCGAGAAGATGCTGGCCGCCGGCGCCGCGGAGCTCGTCGAAATCGTCCGCGAACTGCGGGAGCGGCCGATCAAGCCGCGCGTGCCGCACCAGGTCAGGCCGGCGCAGCCCCTCGGGATCGCCAAGACGTAG
- a CDS encoding creatininase family protein yields the protein MAIAHAQSARKSVDQEYRYEHLTWPEINEAVAMNKVVVLPVGSTEQHGHHLPLDVDAKLSSAVVYEAARRSPAEMLVLPPVAYGYCHHVMDFPGTINIEPSTFVKFLLDITRSVAYHGFKRIVVVNGHGSNHPLVEEVGRQTILQTDALCLTLSWWQLVGERWNREWRESVLPGGCAHACELETSMYQHVDPDGVRADKIKNELAAFMALPGAERWHTVDLTASSPAAIVEWTSTYTDSGVIGEAARATAEKGRHVFEHAVTQMVEMVRWFRTRPRPERRDHHAAPPTFALPFGW from the coding sequence ATGGCGATCGCACACGCGCAGAGCGCCCGCAAGTCCGTCGACCAGGAGTACCGGTACGAGCACCTCACGTGGCCGGAGATCAACGAGGCGGTGGCGATGAACAAGGTGGTGGTCCTGCCCGTCGGCTCCACCGAGCAGCACGGCCATCACCTGCCGCTCGACGTGGATGCGAAATTGAGCAGCGCGGTCGTCTACGAGGCCGCGCGGCGGTCGCCCGCGGAGATGCTGGTGCTCCCGCCCGTGGCCTATGGCTACTGCCACCACGTGATGGATTTCCCGGGGACGATCAACATCGAGCCGAGCACGTTCGTGAAGTTCCTGCTCGACATCACGCGCTCCGTCGCCTACCACGGCTTCAAGCGCATCGTCGTCGTCAACGGCCACGGCTCCAACCACCCGCTCGTGGAAGAAGTCGGCCGCCAGACGATCCTCCAAACCGACGCGCTGTGCCTGACGCTGTCGTGGTGGCAACTGGTGGGCGAACGCTGGAACCGCGAGTGGCGCGAGTCGGTGCTGCCGGGCGGGTGCGCCCACGCGTGCGAACTGGAGACGTCGATGTACCAGCACGTCGATCCGGACGGGGTCCGCGCGGACAAGATCAAGAACGAGCTGGCCGCGTTCATGGCACTGCCGGGCGCCGAGCGGTGGCACACCGTCGATCTGACGGCGTCGTCGCCCGCGGCGATCGTGGAGTGGACCTCGACCTACACGGACAGCGGCGTGATCGGCGAAGCCGCGCGCGCGACCGCGGAGAAAGGCCGCCACGTCTTCGAGCACGCGGTCACGCAGATGGTCGAGATGGTGCGCTGGTTCCGGACACGGCCGCGGCCGGAGCGGCGCGACCACCACGCGGCGCCGCCAACGTTCGCGCTGCCGTTCGGCTGGTAA
- a CDS encoding carboxymuconolactone decarboxylase family protein: protein MPWPGSDVPAFTARRDAARIVRIGGEMGDRVLFERGMKIRKTLWPDREGGIAVFRALDPAYADTIVEQAYGAVYGDPTLDLRTRSLLTCAVLTALGRSRGLESHLRGALNLGIPPAELIAMLKQVALYAGYPVVNDAFGTLKRLIDEGPAAAAP from the coding sequence ATGCCCTGGCCGGGGAGCGACGTGCCGGCCTTCACCGCGCGGCGCGATGCGGCGCGGATCGTGCGGATAGGAGGGGAGATGGGCGATCGCGTGCTGTTTGAGCGAGGCATGAAGATCCGAAAGACGCTGTGGCCGGATCGGGAGGGCGGCATCGCGGTCTTCCGGGCGCTGGATCCCGCATACGCCGACACCATCGTGGAGCAGGCGTACGGGGCCGTCTACGGCGACCCGACGCTCGATCTCCGGACGAGAAGTCTCCTCACCTGCGCGGTCCTGACCGCGCTGGGCCGGTCGCGCGGGCTGGAGAGCCATCTGCGGGGCGCGCTCAACCTCGGGATCCCGCCGGCCGAACTGATCGCGATGCTCAAGCAGGTGGCGCTGTACGCCGGCTATCCCGTGGTCAACGACGCGTTCGGGACACTCAAGCGCCTCATCGACGAAGGCCCGGCCGCCGCGGCGCCGTAA
- the hemE gene encoding uroporphyrinogen decarboxylase, whose amino-acid sequence MSVIPTSAFLRACHRLPVPYTPVWAMRQAGRYLPEYRRVRERMSLLQLCKRPDAAAEVTVQPVDRLGVDAAILFADILLVAEPLGVGLDYAKGEGPVIARPIRTRDDVARLPDVDPDDAVPFVYETARLARRALAGRVPLIGFAGAPFTVASYLIEGGPSRNFLLTKRLMYTDPDAWTALMERLTALTARYLRGQIAAGADAVQLFDSWVGCLAPEAYRRYVLPYSRAVFAALPPEAPAIHFGTGTGGLLEAMRDAGGHVIGLDWRVELGAAWTRLGPGVGVQGNLDPAVLLSTPAEIKRGVGGILDAAAGRPGHVFNLGHGVLPETPWENLRAMVEMVHEMSRR is encoded by the coding sequence GTGTCTGTTATACCGACCAGCGCGTTTCTCCGCGCGTGCCACCGCCTGCCCGTGCCCTATACGCCCGTGTGGGCGATGCGGCAGGCCGGCCGGTATCTGCCGGAGTATCGCCGGGTCCGCGAACGGATGAGCCTGCTCCAACTCTGCAAGAGGCCCGACGCCGCGGCCGAGGTGACGGTGCAGCCCGTGGACCGGCTAGGCGTCGACGCGGCCATTCTGTTTGCCGACATCCTGCTGGTCGCGGAACCGCTCGGCGTGGGGCTCGACTACGCGAAGGGCGAAGGGCCGGTGATCGCGCGGCCGATCCGAACGCGCGACGATGTCGCGCGGCTGCCGGACGTCGATCCCGACGATGCGGTGCCGTTTGTCTACGAGACCGCACGGCTGGCGCGGCGTGCCCTGGCGGGGCGGGTGCCGCTGATCGGGTTCGCGGGCGCGCCGTTCACCGTGGCGTCATATCTGATCGAGGGCGGTCCGTCCCGAAACTTTCTCCTGACGAAGCGCCTGATGTACACCGATCCGGACGCCTGGACGGCGCTCATGGAACGGCTCACGGCGCTGACCGCCCGATATCTCCGCGGCCAGATCGCCGCGGGCGCGGACGCGGTGCAGCTCTTCGACAGCTGGGTGGGCTGCCTCGCGCCGGAGGCCTACCGCCGGTACGTACTGCCGTACTCGCGCGCGGTGTTTGCCGCGCTGCCGCCGGAGGCGCCGGCGATCCACTTCGGCACCGGGACGGGGGGCCTGCTCGAGGCGATGCGGGACGCGGGCGGCCACGTGATCGGTCTCGATTGGCGGGTGGAGCTCGGCGCGGCGTGGACGCGCCTCGGCCCCGGGGTCGGCGTGCAGGGCAACCTCGATCCCGCGGTGCTGTTGAGCACGCCGGCGGAGATCAAACGGGGGGTGGGCGGCATTCTGGATGCGGCCGCGGGGCGGCCGGGGCACGTCTTCAACCTCGGCCACGGGGTGCTCCCTGAGACGCCGTGGGAGAACCTCCGCGCGATGGTAGAGATGGTCCACGAGATGAGCCGCCGGTGA
- a CDS encoding ABC transporter permease: MSPGSNPTDLGPLPGASATRRQSARPGGGGASARLWRLARRNPTAAVGAVIIGLTVFIALAAPLLTGYSPVSQIAQPLQAPGGAHPAGTDELGRDELSRLIYGARVSLYVGGLAVVIALALGASSGIAAGFYGGWLDNATMRVMDVLFSMPALVLAITLTSVLGPSLTNAMIAIGIVYAPTFARIARGPTLSVIGLPYIEAARAIGASNGAIIVRHVLPNVSAPLLVQTTVSLSTAILTEAALSFLGLGTQPPTASWGLMLSAARQYMLIDPWIAVLPGVAIAVTVLGFNLLGDGLRDVLDPRIRTL, translated from the coding sequence ATGAGTCCGGGCTCGAACCCCACGGACCTCGGTCCGCTGCCCGGCGCGTCCGCCACCCGGCGGCAGAGCGCGCGGCCGGGCGGCGGTGGGGCGAGCGCGCGTCTCTGGCGCCTCGCGCGCCGCAACCCGACCGCGGCCGTCGGCGCGGTGATCATCGGGCTCACCGTCTTCATCGCGCTCGCCGCGCCGCTGCTCACCGGGTACAGCCCGGTGTCGCAGATCGCGCAGCCGCTGCAGGCGCCGGGCGGCGCGCATCCGGCCGGGACCGACGAGCTGGGCCGGGACGAGCTGAGCCGCCTGATCTACGGCGCGCGCGTGTCCCTCTACGTCGGCGGGCTCGCGGTCGTGATCGCGCTGGCACTCGGCGCGTCCTCCGGGATCGCCGCGGGTTTCTACGGCGGCTGGCTCGACAACGCGACGATGCGCGTGATGGACGTGCTGTTCTCGATGCCGGCCCTCGTGCTGGCGATCACGCTCACGAGCGTCCTCGGGCCAAGCCTCACCAACGCGATGATCGCGATCGGCATCGTCTACGCGCCGACGTTCGCCCGGATCGCGCGGGGCCCGACGCTGTCCGTCATCGGCCTGCCGTATATCGAGGCGGCGCGGGCGATCGGCGCCTCGAACGGCGCGATCATCGTGCGGCACGTGCTGCCGAACGTATCGGCGCCGCTGCTCGTCCAGACGACCGTCTCGCTGTCGACGGCGATCCTGACGGAAGCCGCGCTGAGCTTCCTCGGGCTCGGCACGCAGCCGCCGACGGCGTCCTGGGGCCTGATGCTCAGCGCCGCGCGGCAGTACATGCTGATCGATCCGTGGATCGCGGTCCTGCCGGGCGTCGCGATCGCGGTGACGGTGCTGGGCTTCAACCTCCTCGGCGACGGCCTGCGGGACGTCCTCGATCCGCGCATCCGGACCCTGTGA
- a CDS encoding nucleotidyltransferase domain-containing protein translates to MFTVEERDRIRDGILAMAREDARIVAGALIGSAAHGPGDRWSDLDLGFGVGEAATLGEVLADWTPRLEREWGAVHLFDLPSGAAIYRVFLFPGALQVDLSFAPATAFGSRGPKFRLLFGSAVDHPRAEPPSMTHLFGLGVHHAVRARFCVERGRFWQAQHWIGEMRELGLTLACRRRDLPAAQGRGYDDLPAEVAAPFQETLVRSLDRAELLRALGAAIEGLLREAGDARELASKADGQLRDLLSPRFV, encoded by the coding sequence GTGTTTACGGTCGAGGAGCGCGACCGCATCCGCGACGGGATCCTGGCGATGGCGCGCGAGGATGCGCGCATTGTCGCGGGGGCGCTGATCGGATCGGCCGCCCACGGGCCGGGGGACCGCTGGTCGGATCTCGACCTCGGCTTCGGCGTCGGAGAAGCGGCGACGCTGGGCGAGGTGCTGGCCGACTGGACGCCCCGGCTCGAGCGCGAGTGGGGCGCGGTGCACCTCTTCGACCTGCCGTCGGGCGCGGCGATCTACCGCGTGTTTCTGTTTCCCGGCGCGCTGCAGGTCGATCTGTCGTTTGCGCCCGCGACGGCGTTCGGCTCGCGCGGGCCGAAGTTCCGGCTGCTCTTTGGCAGCGCGGTCGACCATCCGCGCGCCGAGCCGCCGTCTATGACGCATCTCTTTGGTTTGGGCGTGCACCACGCCGTGCGGGCCCGGTTCTGCGTCGAGCGCGGCCGCTTCTGGCAGGCGCAGCACTGGATCGGGGAGATGCGGGAACTCGGCCTGACGCTGGCGTGCCGCCGCCGCGATTTGCCGGCGGCGCAGGGCAGGGGATACGACGACCTTCCGGCCGAGGTCGCGGCGCCCTTCCAAGAGACCTTGGTCCGCTCCCTCGATCGGGCCGAGCTCCTGCGGGCGCTCGGCGCCGCGATCGAGGGGCTGCTGCGGGAAGCCGGCGACGCCCGGGAGTTGGCTTCCAAGGCGGACGGTCAGTTGCGCGACCTGTTGTCTCCTCGGTTTGTGTAG
- a CDS encoding ABC transporter permease yields MRYLLRRGAWTVAALVGVSALIFGLVRLLPGTIVDILAGTEGRLGPEQRAMVLHQFGLDRPLPVQYGLWLWNLVHGNLGWSFRTQQPVGELIAARLPITVELAVLTIAVVAAVGIPLGILASVTPSARVKALAQIVGLLGLSVPNFWTAIMLIILASYAFHWLPALIFTPLWVSPWTNAQQMLLPVTSLALGLAAVVVRMTRSSMLEVLGQEYVKVARAKGLRGATVLLRHALRNALIPIITILGLQSGFLLGGVVITEQIFGLPGLGWMLLNGVYQRDYPVVQGTVMLFAVTFAAVNLAVDLLYTSLDPRIRYE; encoded by the coding sequence ATGCGTTACCTCCTCCGCCGCGGCGCGTGGACCGTCGCGGCCCTAGTCGGCGTTTCCGCCCTCATCTTCGGCCTGGTGCGCCTCCTCCCGGGGACGATCGTCGACATCCTCGCCGGAACGGAGGGGCGCCTCGGCCCCGAGCAGCGCGCGATGGTGCTGCACCAGTTTGGCCTGGACCGCCCGCTGCCCGTGCAGTACGGGCTGTGGCTGTGGAACCTCGTGCACGGCAACCTCGGGTGGTCGTTCCGCACCCAGCAGCCGGTCGGCGAACTGATCGCCGCCCGGCTGCCGATCACCGTCGAGCTCGCCGTGCTCACGATCGCCGTCGTGGCGGCGGTCGGCATCCCGCTCGGCATCCTGGCCAGCGTCACGCCGAGCGCCCGCGTCAAGGCCCTCGCGCAGATCGTGGGGCTGCTCGGCCTGTCCGTGCCGAACTTCTGGACCGCGATCATGCTGATCATCCTGGCGTCGTACGCGTTCCACTGGCTGCCGGCGCTCATCTTCACGCCGCTCTGGGTGTCGCCCTGGACCAACGCGCAGCAGATGCTGCTGCCGGTCACGTCGCTCGCGCTGGGGCTCGCCGCGGTCGTGGTCCGGATGACCCGGTCGTCGATGCTCGAAGTCCTCGGCCAGGAGTACGTCAAGGTCGCCCGCGCCAAGGGGCTGCGCGGCGCCACGGTGCTGCTCCGGCACGCGCTGCGCAACGCGCTCATTCCGATCATCACCATACTGGGACTGCAGAGCGGGTTTCTCCTCGGCGGCGTTGTGATCACCGAGCAGATCTTCGGGCTGCCCGGCCTGGGCTGGATGCTGTTGAACGGCGTGTACCAGCGCGACTATCCGGTCGTGCAGGGGACCGTGATGCTGTTCGCGGTGACGTTCGCCGCGGTCAACCTCGCGGTGGACCTCTTGTATACGTCGCTCGATCCCCGGATCCGGTACGAATGA